The Cryptococcus decagattii chromosome 1, complete sequence genome includes a region encoding these proteins:
- a CDS encoding actin-like protein ARP6, producing MTTPPILIIDNGAYEIKAGISGVDWEPRISPNSIARSRTEKKIYVGDEIDNCKDFSGIVYRRPFEKGMLVNWDAERIIWDRLFSPSVLNIDPTETSLLVTEPYFNLPNIAETYDQMVFEEFEFQSYFRCTPAALIPYGGLYESEQGIPPQCTIVVDAGYSYTHVVPIRDGQIIWEHVKRIDVGGKLLTNHLKHLISFRQWNMIDQTHVVNSVREACGYVSLDWKGDIETCKANPRKNPIIQEYALPDFSANSTSRTGYIRSGPNAVPPEQIDGAGELSGKRKPEEEVQVLWMGNERFAGSELLFHPSDIGLKQTGLPETIAYVISQMPEELRGMFWAHIGIIGGLGNIENLGERLERDLQALCPVEYEIGIYEAFDPASPAYTSATALTLSEIYMSTYPITRAEYLEHGSTICRRKFGSFGAPAYNIDPPGFSSGVDAAAEVSDDEMEMRYAMGLESKKGGKGKRRKEEEEVTSGNWGGRRRRTMGLGGL from the exons ATGACCACACCTCCAATTCTCATAATAGACAACGGAGCGTACGAGATTAAGGCGGGTATATCGGGAGTTGATTGGGAGCCAAG AATATCGCCCAATTCCATAGCTAGATCAAGAACTGAGAAAAAAATATATGTAGGGGATGAAATCGATAACTGTAAAGATTTTTCTGGTATCGTCTATAGACGGCCGTTTGAAAAG GGAATGTTAGTAAACTGGGATGCTGAGAGAATAATATGGGATCGACTATTTTCACCCTCTGTGTTAAAT ATTGATCCTACTGAAACTTCCTTATTGGTCACTGAGCCCTATTTCAACCTCCCCAACATAGCAGAAACGTACGACCAGATGGTCTTTGAGGAATTTGAGTTTCAGAGCTATTTCAGATGTACTC CTGCTGCTCTGATACCATATGGTGGACTATACGAGTCCGAGCAAGGCATTCCTCCCCAATGTACAATTGTAGTCGATGCCGGTTATTCATATACGCACGTCGTACCTATACGCGATGGTCAGATCATTTGGGAACACGTTAAGCG GATCGATGTCGGCGGCAAGCTCTTAACAAACCATCTCAAACATCTAATATCCTTCAGACAATGGAATATGATTGATCAGACCCATGTCGTCAATTCTGTAAGAGAGGCATGTGGCTATGTGAGCTTGGATTGGAAGGGTGATATTGAGACCTGCAA AGCAAACCCAAGAAAGAATCCGATTATTCAAGAATATGCCCTCCCTGATTTTTCAGCCAATTCAACTTCACGTACTGGCTATATCCGATCCGGACCCAATGCTGTTCCACCAGAACAGATAGACGGCGCAGGGGAGTTGAGCGGTAAGCGAAAGCcagaggaggaggtgcAGGTGCTTTGGATGGGAAATGAGCGATTTGCCGGCTCCGAACTCTTATTTCATCCCTCAGACATTG GACTAAAGCAGACTGGTCTGCCAGAAACAATAGCATATGTAATCTCACAGATGCCTGAAGAGTTAAGAGGGATGTTTTGGGCTCACATTGGAATAATTGGCGGTCTGGGTAACATCGAGAACTTGGGGGAAAGATT AGAGCGAGATTTGCAGGCTCTTTGCCCAGTTGAGTATGAGATCGGTATCTACGAAGCATTTGA CCCTGCAAGTCCGGCCTATACTTCTGCTACAGCTCTGACTTTGTCAGAGATCTACATGTCAACTTATCCCATAACTAGAGCAGAGTATCTTGAACACGGCTCCACCATCTGCAGACGCAAATTCGGGTCGTTTGGTGCTCCGGCTTACAACATCGACCCCCCTGGTTTCTCCTCAGGAGTAGATGCTGCGGCTGAAGTCAGCGACgacgagatggagatgaggtATGCCATGGGTTTGGAAAGCAAGAAAGGcgggaaagggaagagaaggaaggaagaagaggaggtgacAAGTGGAAACTGGGGCGGTAGGAGACGGAGAACAATGGGTCTCGGGGGACTTTAG